In Chloracidobacterium sp., the following proteins share a genomic window:
- the uvrB gene encoding excinuclease ABC subunit UvrB, translated as MQFRLISENTPKGDQPEAISQIVAGLTAGERDQVLLGITGSGKTFTIANVIDRVQRPTLVLAHNKTLAAQLYQEFKTFFPENSVEYFVSYYDYYQPEAYVPAADLYIEKEATVNDEIDRLRLSATRALFERRDVIVVASVSCIYGLGDPDAYYGMLVFVEPGQKMKREEFLQRLVELQYERVNIDFDRGNFRVRGDVVEVYPSYQDQAYRIEFWGDEIDSISTIDPLLGEVLHKHDSRLPIYPKTHYVMSRPVIKRAVQTIRAELNEHEKFLVEEGKVVEAQRLHQRTMYDLEMIKEMGFCRGIENYSRHLTGKKPGEPPPTLLDYLPADALMVIDESHQTVPQLGAMYKGDQSRKGTLVEYGFRLPSAKDNRPLNFDEFEQRRGQTIYVSATPGPYELNQTQGEVIEQIIRPTGLLDPVVEVRPVKGQIDDLLEECRVRAERNERVLVTTLTKRMAENLSEYFAEVGVRVTYLHSDIVTLERIKILRDLRRGEFDVLVGINLLREGLDLPEVSLVAILDADKEGFLRSQSSLIQTMGRAARNADGKTILYADKITKSMEYAIGETQRRRSIQEAYNAEHGITPTTIVKAIDATLVTAYEADYFKVPLELDSFEEYSPKQLKDTIAQLEQEMRAAAKEMKFEQAAEIRDRLKYLRDRELEYR; from the coding sequence GTGCAATTCCGTCTCATATCTGAAAACACGCCAAAGGGCGATCAGCCTGAGGCAATAAGCCAGATCGTCGCGGGATTGACCGCCGGCGAGCGCGACCAGGTTTTGCTCGGTATCACTGGCAGCGGCAAGACGTTCACCATCGCCAACGTCATAGACCGCGTCCAACGGCCGACGCTTGTGCTTGCTCACAATAAGACGCTCGCCGCCCAACTCTATCAGGAATTCAAAACGTTCTTTCCCGAAAATTCGGTCGAATATTTCGTTTCGTACTACGACTACTACCAGCCCGAGGCCTATGTGCCGGCGGCCGATCTCTATATAGAAAAAGAAGCGACGGTCAACGACGAGATCGACCGACTGAGGTTGTCGGCGACGAGGGCGTTGTTCGAAAGGCGCGATGTGATCGTGGTGGCGTCGGTGTCATGCATCTACGGGCTTGGCGATCCGGACGCTTACTACGGGATGCTTGTTTTTGTGGAGCCGGGGCAGAAGATGAAACGCGAGGAGTTCCTGCAGCGTCTCGTCGAGTTGCAGTACGAGCGGGTGAACATCGATTTTGACCGCGGTAATTTCCGCGTGCGCGGTGATGTTGTCGAGGTGTATCCGAGCTATCAGGACCAAGCGTACAGGATCGAGTTTTGGGGCGATGAGATCGATTCGATATCGACGATCGACCCGCTGCTTGGCGAGGTGCTGCACAAACACGACTCGCGGCTGCCGATATATCCAAAGACGCACTACGTGATGTCGCGGCCGGTGATAAAACGTGCGGTGCAGACGATTCGTGCCGAGCTTAACGAACACGAGAAGTTCCTCGTCGAAGAAGGCAAGGTCGTCGAGGCACAGCGGCTGCATCAGCGCACGATGTATGACCTCGAAATGATAAAGGAGATGGGCTTTTGTCGCGGCATCGAGAATTATTCCCGCCACCTCACGGGCAAGAAACCCGGCGAGCCGCCGCCGACGCTGCTTGATTACCTGCCGGCCGATGCCCTGATGGTCATCGACGAATCGCACCAGACCGTACCGCAGCTTGGGGCGATGTACAAGGGCGATCAGTCAAGGAAAGGGACGCTGGTTGAATACGGTTTTCGTCTGCCGTCGGCGAAGGACAACAGGCCATTGAATTTTGACGAATTCGAACAGCGGCGCGGACAGACTATCTACGTCTCTGCGACGCCGGGGCCGTACGAGCTGAATCAAACTCAAGGCGAGGTGATCGAACAGATCATTCGTCCGACAGGCCTGCTCGATCCCGTAGTCGAGGTCCGGCCCGTAAAGGGCCAGATCGACGATCTGCTCGAAGAATGCCGCGTTCGCGCTGAACGCAACGAACGCGTGCTCGTGACCACGCTTACCAAACGAATGGCCGAGAACCTGAGCGAATATTTCGCCGAGGTCGGCGTGCGTGTGACATATCTTCACAGCGATATCGTTACGCTGGAACGGATCAAGATACTTCGCGATCTGCGGCGAGGCGAGTTTGACGTGCTAGTCGGGATCAATCTTTTGCGAGAAGGGCTCGATCTGCCGGAAGTGTCGCTCGTCGCCATTCTGGATGCCGACAAAGAAGGCTTTCTACGTTCGCAAAGCTCGCTTATCCAGACAATGGGCCGGGCGGCCCGCAACGCCGACGGCAAGACGATCCTCTACGCCGATAAGATAACCAAGTCGATGGAATACGCCATCGGCGAGACACAGCGTCGCCGCTCGATCCAGGAGGCATACAACGCCGAACACGGCATCACGCCCACGACCATCGTCAAGGCAATAGATGCGACACTCGTTACTGCATACGAGGCCGATTATTTCAAAGTACCGCTGGAACTCGATTCCTTCGAGGAATACTCGCCAAAGCAACTGAAAGACACTATCGCGCAACTCGAACAAGAAATGCGCGCCGCCGCAAAAGAGATGAAATTCGAGCAGGCCGCCGAGATCCGCGACCGGTTGAAATATCTGCGGGACCGGGAACTTGAATATAGATAG
- a CDS encoding redoxin domain-containing protein — protein sequence MADWLGIGDKARDFCLATDNGDEWCLSHHSGSVVVLLFYPQNETLVCTRQLCSVRDNWLSYLETKATIVGISPGTPNEHQEFSRNLSLPLPLLADPDREITRIYARHAIFPVSWTRAVVVIDAKGIIRNRNVMLRAFRPADSQIITDIYAARGDELNDRYDVLKERIRSIGQQA from the coding sequence ATGGCGGACTGGCTCGGCATCGGCGATAAGGCTCGAGATTTCTGTCTGGCCACCGATAACGGGGACGAATGGTGCCTGTCGCATCACTCGGGCTCCGTAGTAGTCCTGCTCTTCTACCCGCAGAATGAGACGCTGGTATGCACACGCCAGCTCTGCTCGGTGCGTGACAATTGGCTGAGCTATCTTGAGACAAAGGCAACGATCGTCGGCATCAGCCCGGGAACGCCGAATGAACATCAGGAATTTTCGCGAAACCTGAGCCTGCCGCTGCCGCTGTTGGCCGATCCTGATCGAGAGATAACACGGATATACGCAAGGCACGCGATATTCCCCGTAAGCTGGACTCGTGCTGTCGTTGTCATCGACGCAAAGGGGATCATCCGTAATCGCAATGTGATGCTGCGAGCGTTTCGCCCGGCTGATTCTCAGATAATTACTGACATATATGCCGCACGCGGCGACGAATTGAACGACAGATACGACGTTCTGAAAGAACGTATTCGCTCGATTGGCCAGCAAGCCTGA
- a CDS encoding HEAT repeat domain-containing protein yields MTRNYLSTSLSLDRLAVSGLVVLAAAGRLCAQPGREVPEGSSSTWWILMAVVVVGGFAMAAYFWQKAKAAVGKPQYNYESRYAGYYSNQHASYDLDSVDADKELEWLRKAKRSASNGVSGQPAKRQDAVEAARPTLTGDLAADTRAFQEKMRRLQYAQLPINSFTSIPASRPFEPLPVSDDPSLLTAIEQANEEYEDDESVRDLAVRILTAFKTQNSVEALSQIALYDLSSALRSRAVTVLADFDHESVFETIVLASADPTREVRAAAARGLFRLSFDRAAAWKRIIETEDAFRLSHAARAAVEAGIVEKGFERLVHDDLKIAYEAFVLVSLLICAGETREIFDSIRNHRDERVRFALLHTLRLQRDPRTLDSLYQLQKESGLTTDIAERVREAIASMEQVALH; encoded by the coding sequence ATGACACGCAATTATCTCTCAACGAGCCTTTCGCTTGATCGCCTTGCAGTCTCAGGACTGGTCGTCCTTGCGGCGGCAGGGCGGCTTTGCGCCCAGCCGGGCCGCGAGGTTCCCGAAGGGTCGAGTTCGACCTGGTGGATCCTTATGGCGGTGGTTGTCGTCGGCGGATTCGCAATGGCCGCCTATTTTTGGCAGAAAGCGAAAGCTGCGGTCGGTAAGCCGCAATACAATTACGAGAGCCGCTACGCAGGGTATTATTCGAATCAGCACGCCAGTTACGATCTCGACAGCGTAGATGCTGATAAGGAACTCGAATGGCTGAGGAAGGCCAAAAGGTCGGCGTCCAACGGAGTTTCAGGCCAGCCTGCAAAGCGACAAGATGCTGTCGAAGCTGCGCGCCCGACGCTTACCGGTGATCTGGCGGCAGACACGCGGGCGTTTCAGGAGAAGATGCGAAGGCTCCAGTATGCGCAGCTTCCGATCAATTCATTTACGAGCATTCCCGCATCGAGGCCGTTTGAGCCTTTGCCGGTATCAGATGACCCGTCGCTGCTGACCGCCATCGAGCAGGCAAACGAGGAGTATGAGGATGACGAATCGGTCCGCGATCTGGCGGTAAGGATTTTGACGGCGTTCAAGACGCAGAATTCTGTTGAGGCCCTTTCACAGATCGCCCTGTATGATCTCTCGTCTGCCCTGCGTTCAAGGGCTGTTACGGTGCTTGCGGATTTTGACCACGAATCCGTGTTCGAGACGATCGTTCTCGCCTCGGCTGATCCGACGCGCGAAGTGCGGGCAGCGGCGGCTCGCGGGCTCTTCAGGCTGAGCTTTGACCGGGCAGCGGCCTGGAAGAGGATAATCGAGACCGAGGACGCATTTCGACTGAGCCACGCAGCGCGGGCGGCCGTCGAGGCCGGCATAGTTGAGAAAGGCTTTGAAAGGCTCGTGCACGATGACCTTAAGATCGCTTATGAGGCGTTTGTCCTCGTTTCCCTACTGATCTGCGCGGGTGAGACCCGTGAGATATTTGACTCCATCCGAAACCACCGCGATGAGCGCGTCCGATTTGCTCTGCTGCACACGCTCAGGCTTCAACGGGACCCGCGCACGCTCGATAGCCTCTATCAACTTCAGAAAGAAAGCGGCCTAACGACCGACATTGCCGAACGTGTTCGCGAAGCGATCGCAAGCATGGAGCAGGTTGCCCTACATTGA
- a CDS encoding phosphoribosylaminoimidazolesuccinocarboxamide synthase, producing MSTAPTISNSEIPGLKFLYRGKVRDIYEIDDDTLLLVATDRLSAFDCILPTPIDRKGAVLTQLSAFWFKMFADEVDSHFITAEFDKMPPLVQAQESLRGRSTLVKRADVFPVECVVRGYLEGSGWKDYKATGKVSGHDLPRGLVQCDRLLEPIFTPATKATTGHDENITGLEFKNILGSETAALLKATSLKLYNLASEYARERGIIVADTKFEFGTDSKGNIMLVDEVITPDSSRFWSAEEYEPGHAQPSFDKQFVREYLESLDWDKTPPAPPLPPVIAEATSQRYLDAYKLLTGNELEI from the coding sequence ATGAGCACCGCACCAACGATCTCGAATTCCGAAATCCCGGGACTTAAATTTCTCTATCGCGGCAAGGTTCGAGATATTTACGAGATAGATGACGACACGCTGCTGCTGGTCGCCACCGACAGGCTTTCGGCATTTGACTGCATCCTGCCGACGCCGATCGACAGGAAAGGAGCAGTGCTGACGCAGTTGTCGGCGTTTTGGTTCAAGATGTTTGCGGATGAGGTTGACAGCCACTTCATCACGGCCGAATTCGATAAGATGCCGCCGCTTGTTCAGGCGCAGGAATCTCTGCGAGGGCGCTCCACCTTGGTCAAGCGGGCCGATGTCTTCCCCGTAGAATGCGTCGTCCGCGGATATCTCGAAGGCTCGGGCTGGAAGGATTACAAGGCAACCGGCAAGGTGTCTGGCCACGATCTGCCTCGCGGCCTTGTGCAATGCGACAGGCTGCTCGAACCGATCTTCACACCCGCGACCAAGGCCACAACCGGCCACGACGAGAACATCACGGGCCTCGAGTTCAAGAACATCCTCGGCTCAGAGACCGCCGCCCTGCTCAAGGCAACATCTCTCAAGCTTTACAACCTCGCGTCAGAGTACGCACGCGAACGAGGTATTATTGTGGCCGACACAAAATTCGAATTCGGGACCGACAGCAAAGGCAACATCATGCTCGTCGATGAGGTCATAACGCCCGATTCGTCACGATTCTGGTCGGCAGAGGAATACGAACCCGGGCATGCCCAACCGTCGTTCGATAAACAATTCGTCCGCGAATATCTCGAATCCCTAGATTGGGACAAAACGCCGCCCGCACCGCCGCTGCCACCCGTGATCGCCGAAGCAACTTCGCAACGTTATCTCGACGCCTACAAGCTATTGACAGGAAACGAACTGGAGATCTAA
- a CDS encoding FAD-binding oxidoreductase, whose translation MQTKTQPDEIQNYLSDASFIQGGTAERLFLPESAVEVADILREANAAGVPVTIAGARTGTVGGAIPFGGYVVSMERLNKIVSIDKEAMTAVVQPGVILGDLQKAVEAEGLFYPPDPTERICQIGGNVATNASGARSFKYGATRDYVKAVKVVLADGESLDLRRSCGLPACQVNTESGRVIEFAAPTYSRPRVRKNASGYFAGEALDPIDLFIGSEGTLGVIVEIELALLPKPEGFFSGIVFFADQSDLLAFVNEARLKSWERRKNPVATAPGSDIDATLLEYFDAHSLGFIRERFPETPEGMAWAVFFEQETSAENEDAVFEAWNALLEKHNADTDRSWFTTNEQDREKMRSFRHAMPLAANERFARNGFKKVSTDMAVPPDRFRSFLKFYDDLLAPSGIEYVIFGHIGDCHLHANLFPKTEAENERARHLYGRCVAQAIMLGGTVSAEHGIGKLKRKYLAAMMGERYLNEMAEIKRSFDPKGILGRGNMFDESYL comes from the coding sequence GTGCAAACAAAAACTCAACCAGACGAAATTCAAAACTACCTGAGCGACGCCAGTTTCATACAGGGTGGGACGGCGGAGAGGCTGTTTTTACCGGAATCCGCCGTCGAGGTGGCGGACATTCTGCGTGAAGCGAATGCCGCGGGCGTGCCCGTAACTATCGCCGGAGCTCGGACGGGAACGGTCGGTGGGGCGATACCGTTTGGCGGCTATGTTGTGTCGATGGAACGGCTTAACAAGATCGTATCGATCGACAAAGAGGCGATGACCGCCGTCGTGCAGCCGGGCGTGATCCTTGGTGATCTGCAAAAGGCCGTTGAGGCCGAGGGCCTGTTCTATCCGCCCGACCCGACTGAACGGATTTGCCAGATCGGCGGCAACGTGGCGACAAATGCGTCCGGTGCGAGGAGTTTTAAGTACGGGGCGACGCGGGATTATGTTAAAGCTGTGAAAGTCGTATTGGCCGATGGTGAATCACTCGACTTGCGTCGGAGTTGCGGGCTTCCTGCCTGTCAGGTCAATACCGAGTCGGGCCGCGTGATCGAGTTTGCCGCGCCGACATATTCACGGCCTCGGGTAAGAAAGAACGCGAGTGGCTATTTCGCGGGCGAGGCATTAGATCCGATCGACCTGTTCATCGGCAGCGAAGGCACACTCGGCGTGATCGTTGAGATCGAACTGGCGTTGCTCCCGAAGCCCGAAGGTTTTTTCAGCGGGATCGTATTTTTTGCGGATCAGAGTGATCTGTTGGCGTTTGTGAATGAGGCCAGACTTAAGTCTTGGGAAAGGAGAAAGAACCCGGTCGCTACCGCTCCCGGTTCTGACATTGACGCTACTCTGTTGGAGTATTTTGACGCGCATTCGCTTGGGTTTATTCGCGAGCGGTTTCCTGAGACGCCTGAGGGAATGGCATGGGCCGTGTTTTTTGAACAGGAAACGTCGGCTGAGAATGAGGACGCGGTGTTTGAGGCGTGGAATGCGTTGTTGGAGAAGCACAACGCTGACACCGACCGCTCGTGGTTCACGACAAACGAGCAGGACCGCGAGAAGATGCGCTCGTTTAGGCACGCGATGCCGTTGGCAGCGAACGAACGATTCGCTCGGAACGGTTTCAAGAAGGTCTCGACCGATATGGCCGTGCCGCCGGACAGGTTTCGCTCGTTCCTGAAGTTCTACGACGACCTGCTCGCCCCGAGCGGCATAGAGTACGTCATATTCGGTCACATCGGTGATTGTCATTTGCACGCAAACCTGTTCCCCAAGACCGAGGCCGAGAACGAACGCGCCCGTCACCTTTACGGCCGCTGTGTCGCCCAAGCGATAATGCTCGGCGGCACCGTTTCAGCCGAGCACGGCATCGGCAAGCTAAAACGCAAATACCTCGCCGCGATGATGGGCGAGCGATATCTCAACGAAATGGCAGAGATCAAACGCTCGTTCGATCCGAAAGGTATACTGGGACGCGGGAATATGTTTGACGAGAGCTACCTATGA
- a CDS encoding tetratricopeptide repeat protein codes for MHDKFISREQAQGDMLSAAAFLAENIKSSDGHGEAMNVIVPLYLAKNDVDLAAELSNQIAEPFARDKLLMQIAEKCAELDDDEYAVQLADAIEEHGLRAQAIEHVAQVKAAKGQIEKAREMAAPLAHPDFVLAGIAVRQAADGNDAGADATVEEIDFPLARAAALSQIAAAKIADEKGPAAEGYLERAVAAALEIDHDEEQIRSLCDVGNLYIEAGRKDKAVETYEEACSRAEVLDNVHREFFLVNCALGFLYADDHDRCDRALDLVTDKTQMASALLAIARDEWEKGAKDDAVDSLDEAYEILRSQRDIETRDSRARNSLMGSIGVQFAGFGKTERGVQIADENQDPAETSKALTQIARILTVQNEPDLARQTVESIEEDADRLFALIGVADEKEKQGDAEAAMALYEEAATLVETVPQMASRSGALNLLAMRFIGHDQRDRARELTLESLDVVSEIKDESSQAVALAGLASVYDAANLDLGDVELDKIHKLVQSTGW; via the coding sequence ATGCACGATAAGTTCATTTCACGCGAGCAAGCACAAGGCGACATGTTGTCGGCGGCGGCGTTTTTGGCTGAGAACATCAAGAGCTCTGACGGGCATGGCGAGGCGATGAATGTGATCGTCCCGCTCTACCTTGCCAAAAACGACGTCGATCTGGCGGCGGAGTTGTCTAACCAGATCGCCGAACCGTTCGCCCGCGACAAGCTGCTGATGCAGATCGCTGAGAAGTGTGCCGAATTGGACGACGACGAATATGCCGTCCAGCTAGCCGATGCCATCGAGGAACACGGCCTCAGGGCACAGGCGATCGAGCATGTCGCGCAAGTCAAGGCCGCGAAAGGCCAGATCGAGAAGGCGCGAGAGATGGCCGCGCCGCTCGCGCATCCGGATTTTGTGCTCGCAGGGATCGCCGTCCGGCAGGCTGCTGACGGTAACGATGCCGGAGCAGATGCGACGGTCGAGGAGATCGATTTTCCGCTCGCACGAGCGGCAGCACTCAGTCAGATAGCGGCGGCGAAGATAGCCGACGAGAAGGGCCCGGCAGCCGAAGGCTATCTCGAACGCGCCGTTGCAGCGGCCCTCGAGATCGATCACGACGAAGAGCAGATCCGCTCGCTGTGCGACGTCGGGAACCTTTACATCGAGGCCGGCCGCAAAGATAAAGCCGTTGAGACCTACGAGGAGGCATGTTCGCGGGCCGAGGTTCTCGACAATGTGCATCGCGAGTTTTTTCTGGTCAACTGTGCCTTAGGCTTTCTCTACGCTGACGACCACGACAGGTGCGACCGTGCTCTCGATCTGGTGACGGACAAAACACAGATGGCGTCGGCTCTGCTCGCCATCGCACGCGACGAATGGGAAAAGGGCGCGAAAGACGACGCCGTCGATTCGCTTGATGAGGCGTATGAGATATTAAGATCCCAGCGTGACATCGAGACGCGCGACAGCCGCGCGCGCAACTCGTTGATGGGCTCGATAGGCGTGCAGTTTGCGGGATTCGGCAAGACGGAACGCGGTGTGCAGATCGCAGATGAGAACCAGGATCCGGCTGAAACGTCAAAAGCCCTCACGCAGATCGCCCGCATCCTTACAGTGCAGAACGAACCCGACCTTGCACGCCAGACCGTCGAGAGCATCGAGGAAGACGCCGACCGTCTCTTTGCCCTGATCGGCGTCGCGGATGAAAAAGAGAAGCAGGGCGACGCCGAGGCCGCGATGGCTTTGTATGAGGAAGCTGCGACGCTCGTTGAAACCGTCCCGCAAATGGCATCGCGTTCCGGTGCCTTGAATCTGCTCGCCATGCGGTTTATCGGCCACGACCAACGCGACCGCGCACGCGAACTCACGCTCGAAAGCCTCGATGTCGTCTCCGAGATCAAAGACGAAAGCAGCCAAGCCGTAGCCTTGGCGGGACTCGCGAGCGTTTATGACGCAGCAAACCTCGACCTCGGCGACGTCGAATTAGACAAGATCCACAAGCTTGTTCAATCGACAGGCTGGTGA
- a CDS encoding MOSC domain-containing protein, translated as MCLMHVSEINIYPIKSLRGISLQSAVVEKRGLAFDRRWMLTDASGRFMTQREFPKMATIDVGLDDGAMTVSADDFGCLNVPLIPATGDIRQVTIWQSVCAAEAYDRGIGGWFSDVLGTTCDLVYMPDDTQRSVNSRFDGGSDIVSFADGYPLLVICEASLRDLNSRIAGSYTDEGDVSAFRPLPMNRFRPNIVVSGSEPYAEDDWTGIRVGDAAFRTTKPCERCVIPTVDQSRGEFDGKEPLRTLATYRMAKDVMPERIEPLGVTPNAVLFGQNLIPTTSGLSIKLGDTVDVVESRR; from the coding sequence ATCTGTCTTATGCACGTCTCCGAGATCAATATCTATCCTATTAAGTCGTTGCGGGGCATCAGCTTGCAGTCGGCGGTTGTTGAGAAACGTGGGCTGGCGTTTGATCGTCGATGGATGTTGACTGACGCGAGCGGAAGATTTATGACGCAGCGTGAGTTTCCCAAAATGGCGACGATCGACGTCGGCCTCGACGATGGGGCGATGACCGTATCGGCCGATGATTTTGGCTGTTTGAACGTGCCGCTCATCCCGGCGACGGGCGACATTCGGCAAGTCACGATATGGCAGAGCGTTTGCGCGGCTGAAGCCTATGACAGAGGCATTGGCGGTTGGTTTAGTGATGTCTTGGGCACGACGTGTGACCTCGTTTATATGCCGGATGATACGCAGCGCAGCGTGAACTCACGGTTCGATGGCGGCAGCGATATCGTTAGCTTTGCGGACGGCTATCCGCTGCTCGTGATCTGCGAGGCATCGCTTCGAGATCTGAATAGCAGAATTGCGGGATCGTATACAGATGAAGGCGATGTATCTGCGTTTCGACCGCTGCCGATGAATCGGTTCAGGCCGAATATTGTGGTGAGCGGCTCGGAACCTTACGCCGAGGACGACTGGACCGGCATCCGCGTCGGGGATGCGGCTTTTCGGACGACGAAGCCCTGCGAGCGTTGTGTTATTCCGACGGTGGATCAGTCGCGAGGTGAATTTGACGGCAAGGAACCGCTGAGAACGCTTGCAACCTATCGTATGGCAAAAGATGTGATGCCCGAACGGATCGAGCCGCTGGGCGTCACGCCAAATGCAGTTTTATTCGGCCAGAACCTCATTCCAACCACGTCAGGCCTCTCGATCAAGCTTGGTGATACGGTCGATGTGGTCGAGAGCCGTCGTTAG
- a CDS encoding ribbon-helix-helix protein, CopG family — MNVDKVTISIESDLLRRVDRLVKENIFSSRSRAFQDAVAEKIERVDKNRLARELAKLDIDEEQALADEGLALEAAEWQQY; from the coding sequence ATGAACGTAGATAAGGTCACCATTTCTATTGAGTCAGATCTGCTTAGGCGTGTAGATCGCCTGGTCAAAGAAAATATCTTCTCGAGCCGTTCCCGTGCATTTCAGGACGCTGTCGCTGAAAAGATAGAGCGGGTGGACAAAAATCGACTTGCCCGCGAACTAGCAAAACTCGATATCGATGAGGAACAGGCCCTTGCCGATGAGGGACTGGCCTTGGAGGCGGCGGAATGGCAGCAATATTGA
- a CDS encoding HAD family phosphatase, whose amino-acid sequence MIKSILFDFNGVIVDDEGIQREIYKELLAAEGIEMTDDDYVASHGMDDVTFVRAAYERKGKTVDDAKSDEIIAAKFDKWREVVGDNLPLFPGIKDFVEKMSHEFALGVVSMEKRHQIEWILEQSGMAKHFDVIVSAEDAYACKPDPHAYQIGFNKIDAARTARGHLPMTHSECLVIEDTAPGIQAAINADLPALGVTNTVDAGTLRAAGAGAIATDLRDWMPESIRRVF is encoded by the coding sequence ATGATCAAGAGTATTTTATTCGATTTTAACGGCGTTATTGTTGACGACGAGGGCATTCAGCGTGAGATATACAAGGAACTGCTTGCGGCTGAGGGCATTGAGATGACGGACGACGACTATGTCGCATCGCATGGGATGGACGATGTGACGTTCGTTCGGGCGGCCTATGAGCGGAAAGGCAAGACGGTCGATGACGCGAAGAGCGACGAGATCATCGCGGCGAAATTCGATAAGTGGCGTGAGGTCGTTGGCGACAATTTACCGTTGTTTCCTGGGATAAAGGATTTTGTCGAAAAGATGTCGCACGAGTTCGCGCTCGGCGTCGTCAGTATGGAAAAGCGGCACCAGATCGAGTGGATCCTCGAACAGAGCGGTATGGCAAAGCACTTCGATGTAATAGTCAGCGCCGAGGACGCTTACGCCTGCAAGCCTGATCCGCACGCGTATCAGATAGGCTTTAACAAGATCGACGCCGCCCGCACCGCTCGCGGGCATCTGCCGATGACCCACAGCGAATGCCTCGTGATCGAGGATACTGCACCAGGCATTCAAGCCGCGATAAACGCCGATCTGCCGGCCTTGGGCGTGACAAACACGGTCGACGCCGGAACGCTGCGAGCCGCCGGTGCCGGTGCGATCGCCACCGACCTGCGCGATTGGATGCCAGAGTCGATTAGAAGAGTTTTTTAG
- a CDS encoding co-chaperone GroES, translating into MATNITPLHDRVIIKRIEDNVNQTAGGLFIPDSAKEKPQEGEVIAAGEGKYKEDGTRQTLDVKAGDRVLFGKYSGSEIKLDGEEFIIMREDEILGIISRAGAAA; encoded by the coding sequence ATGGCAACCAACATCACACCGCTCCACGATCGCGTGATCATCAAGCGCATCGAGGACAACGTAAATCAGACGGCGGGCGGGCTTTTTATTCCCGACTCGGCCAAGGAAAAGCCGCAGGAAGGCGAGGTCATCGCAGCCGGCGAGGGCAAGTACAAAGAGGACGGCACACGTCAGACGCTTGACGTCAAAGCGGGCGACCGCGTCCTTTTTGGCAAGTACTCGGGTAGCGAGATCAAGCTCGACGGCGAGGAATTCATCATCATGCGCGAGGACGAGATCCTCGGTATCATCAGCCGCGCGGGCGCGGCGGCATAG